One Strigops habroptila isolate Jane chromosome 19, bStrHab1.2.pri, whole genome shotgun sequence genomic window carries:
- the VAT1 gene encoding synaptic vesicle membrane protein VAT-1 homolog: MSAEPAPAAAAAPEPAPGPEPPAGGDEAAEHRALVLTGFGGYEKLKVQLRRCSSPGPGEVSVRVHACGLNFADLLARQGLYDLPSPPVCPGMECAGVVRALGEGVRDRQVGDKVMILAKSGLWQEVVNVPARQTFLMPPGMSFEEAAALPVNYITAYMVLFDFGNLRPNQSVLIHMAAGGVGTAAIQLCKTVENVTIFGTASASKHDALRSSGVTHPIDYRTTDYAEEVRKISPKGVDIVLDPLGGSDTSKAFNLLKPMGKVIIYGVANVLTGQKKSLIAMAKTWWNQFSINALQLLHHNKAVCGYDLGAMDEEFELLGSVISKLDNLYRQGKIKPKIDSVWPFDRVADAMRQMQEKKNVGKVILVPEAPKEESKKEEN, encoded by the exons ATGTCCGCTGAAccggccccggccgccgccgccgcccccgaGCCGGCCCCCGGCCCCGAGCCGCCCGCGGGCGGCGATGAAGCGGCCGAGCACCGGGCGCTGGTGCTGACGGGCTTCGGCGGCTACGAGAAGCTGAAGGTGCAGTTGCGGCGCTGCAGCAGCCCGGGGCCGGGCGAGGTCTCGGTGCGCGTCCACGCCTGCGGCCTCAATTTCGCGGACCTGCTGGCGCGGCAGGGGCTGTATGACCTGCCGTCGCCGCCCGTCTGCCCCGGCATGGAGTGCGCCGGCGTCGTCCGCGCCCTCGGCGAGGGCGTCCGCGACCGACAG GTTGGTGATAAGGTGATGATCCTGGCTAAGTCAGGGCTCTGGCAAGAAGTGGTGAACGTTCCAGCCCGTCAGACTTTCCTGATGCCTCCCGGGATGAGCTTCGAGGAAGCGGCTGCTCTTCCTGTCAACTACATCACTGCCTACATGGTCCTGTTCGACTTTGGAAACCTGAGACCCAACCAAAGTGTCCTCATCCACATGGCTGCAG GTGGTGTGGGAACTGCTGCCATCCAGCTGTGCAAGACTGTAGAAAACGTCACCATTTTTGGCACAGCGTCTGCCTCCAAGCACGACGCGCTCCGGAGCAGCGGAGTCACTCACCCCATTGACTACAGAACCACGGATTACGCAGAGGAGGTCCGGAAAATCTCTCCCAAAG GTGTTGACATTGTCCTGGACCCCCTCGGAGGATCTGATACATCCAAAGCATTTAACTTGCTGAAGCCGATGGGCAAAGTCATCATTTATG gGGTAGCAAACGTGCTCACTGGGCAGAAGAAGAGCCTTATAGCTATGGCTAAAACCTGGTGGAACCAGTTCAGCATCAATGCCTTGCAGCTCCTACATCATAACAAGGCTGTGTGTGGCTATGACCTTGGAGCCATGGATGAAGAATTTGAGCTCCTTGGAAGTGTTATATCCAAGCTGGATAACCTGTACCGTCAAGGCAAAATCAAGCCCAAAATAGACTCTGTATGGCCTTTTGATCGG GTGGCAGATGCCATGAGGCAGATGCAAGAGAAGAAGAATGTTGGAAAGGTCATCCTGGTTCCTGAAGCACCCAAGGAAGAATCCAAAAAAGAAGAGAACTAA